The following nucleotide sequence is from Diospyros lotus cultivar Yz01 chromosome 3, ASM1463336v1, whole genome shotgun sequence.
ATATCAATTATATCAAGTTGAATTTATATAAAGTGATCAGGTATTTATTTACTTACATTAATTAGCCTTACTGCTGTGTCCGCCCCAATTACAAAAGCACTACCAGGAAAAAGCTCTGCTTTCTTATAAAAGTAAGGCTGATTGGAAATAATCACCGTCTTCCCTGCATTTTGAGGTTTCAAGCCACTAATAGCTGAGATTACACTATACAAACATAAAATACCAGAAAATCAGTATCTAAACCATTCTCACcttgataaattttatacatGCATTAGCAACTTAACAAGCATGCTGAAAAAGGCTCCACTGGGCTTGCTAATAGtatttgaaaacaagaaattgcagaaattataaataaaaaatttaagggcctgttcagttgtagaaaacattttctgttttctaactccaattttatattgaataattgaatctccctctgtaaaatagaaaactcaattttctattttttcaactttatactaTGTATTATAAAACATcctttttaatgtttttaaaattttctgaaaataaatgCTATgactttttgaaacataaaatgttagtaATATTTAGTTTGGAGTTGAAAACTAGAAAATCTTTTCTGAAACTGCCCGGGGCCAAAACATTTAACTGCATAAAATAATCCACCATGCTACCATATTCCAAGGGCAGCCTGTAAAGCTACATGCTGCCATATATCATGTAAATTTGGAGCTTTAATCAGTCAGATCGTCATTCACAACAACACTTAAAGTAGTTAATTCTAACAAGAACAGAACAATTTAGATGTTTTTCCCGTTAAGTTTCTGTACAATGACAATCCAAGCTACTTGTATATTTTCAGAAGCAGAATATAGATAATTCCTGACCATGGATACAAAAGACCTATCAAATTATCCCTCTATCCATTGGAGTTAATATATTAGATTCAGAACATGTATATAACACAACATAACATGGACAtgcaataaattttttgaaaggaTTGGCACAAAACATGAAAGGACAAAgacattaaatatatatttatattcacaTCTAtgcatgaaaataaaacaaactctTGCACTTTTTTGCCATCAGAATGTATTATAGTCAAACAAGACAGTAAAAAACCAATTTCAATGAATCTTGgcaattaataaaagaaaatgttatGGCTGGACCCATGTCCGACTCATTTTGTTAGTGTCCAACAAGTGACAGCATGATGTGTGCATTATAAATACAAGACATAGACACCCTTTCAGAAGCTGAGAGCTTTTCATGTAGATTCCTCCCAAGGATTTCTAATTTTGATACTGCCCCTGTCCGAAACTTCTAGATTCTCTGTGATCCTGTGATAATTCACAATAAAAGTGTCTGGTTCTTGACAATTAATATAGAACCAAGTTTTGTTCTTGACAAGATATGTAGCATAAGCTTATAGTTGTTGacaattcttatttttctcagAAAAGAAGCTATTGtaattttggattaagagtAAATGGGGCAGAGGAAAGACAGTGGTATAATGAAGAATATTATGCCAGAACACGTTGGTATTACTGACAGAGACAGAATATGAAGCTGGcctattttttgtttgaaaagtTTCACCTTATCCACCTTGCATTTGTGATTGGGGGAGGACACTCCTTTATGCATATCCTCTATTGCAGTTTTTGAACATGTTGTAGCTCCTAGGTAGTGTAACCCCTGGTTCCTGCTAATTCTTCTGTAAAGGGTCAGTTCCCTTAAGGTTTTTGTAAGGCAGTCTTGTTTCTATATGCATGCTTAtctcacatgcacacacacacgcgcACACGTGCACACATACTCAAAGAAGAGTTTACACAGAAGCAGAGGGGGTTGGATGGTTGATTTGGTGTAGAAGACCAGTGTAAAGGGCAACAAGGAGAATGGCTTTGGGAAGGCTAGACCAATCACCTGATACTTCTCATTCAcagtatttttttgttttaactgGGGGCAACTATAGTGGACACTCTGCAGTGAAGCCTGcaaaaattttcattcaatGAGAATAAAAAGTTacacaaaaaacaaaagggaacaaaaaatcaaattcgaAAATACAGTGGAAGTCCCTTAATTACTTTGAAATTTCAGAAGAGATTAAAGTTACTCAACCAGATTAATCAAGCATTTTCTCTAAGTGGGATGTGTCTATTACATGCTAAACATTCATAACCTGGAAGTTGCACTAATTAGTTCATAAAAAAAGGTTTCCTTGCCATCATCATCAATTAGAATCCCAACCCAGTAGTAATACTACACCTGTGACCACAGCCCACCACATCCAAAGCTATACAACTAGGAGTACCATTATACACCAGAAGAATTGCAAAATTTTTCAGATCATAATTAGATttaatataaacataataaCCAGCTCACCAGCTTTTTCAAATTGCTTTACACGATCTTTTATTTGAGATACAGTCAATGGAGGTTTATCTGCATTTATTGCTGATAGCTCAAAGCAGGGATATCCATCACCACAAATGCTGCAAGAGAAAATTATTGATTAGGCATGTCATATGCATTCTGGGTGGGCATTTACAGTCTGCCCATAATGTATGATGCCACCTTAGAGATCAGAACTTCAACATGAATGTTACATGTAATAGTAATTTTACCTGAAGGATCTTAGCAggcaatgaaataaaattagcaTGGTAAAATAGAAAGCAACATGTCCTTATCAAGTATAAAGACCATTTTTCCTTGCACTGTCCTCCATATTTAGCCATGTATTTTTACAAACAGTACTTATTGATTTAATTATGTAGTTTACTGATATTTCAAGTATCAAAGCATGTTCCAGAAGTGTcaaaacttggaaaaaaatCTGGACATCAGGTTAGAACTAGTTGTAGTTTCCATAAGCCTTGAAGTTGGTGTTCataccatcaactataaatcaACTGTAAGATGGCCATTTTGACATAAAAATGCATATGGCCTAATTCAATGACTTTCACGTAAACCATGATTACAAATTAGCTTAGCAATAAAGACTCACAAGACTAAATGACCAAAAACAATGACTCATGGGCCACAACTCCAACCATGCCCTGAAGATTGGGTAACTATAAAAATTCCGTAATTCCTTAAAcataaaaggaagaagaaaaactaGAAATATTCCCTTTGAGCATAGAAATAAGAAACCATATGAAAAGCTAGAAGCTATGAACTTAAAGAAACCTTTTGTAGGACCCAGGCCAAATAACTCAAGATTCTGGGATGTGCCAAGTGGATGCTAACTTGAAATGTCAACCCAATTTCAAAACTCTCTTCCTTTTAAATTTCTGTTCAGCTGCATACAATTGTAAAATTCCTTTAAAGATAAAAGGGAAGATTTATTTAACTACTACAAGACCATTTGTTGTATGGTTCAAAATGTTGGATAGTTCAGCACcaacatgcacaaaatatgaCTGTAACTGCGATGAGATGAGGGAGccacaattaagatggtttagacatgtgagaagaaaacaataaaagcaCCCAAGATGCAAGTGGATtgaaatggaggaaatttgtAGCACAAGCgggagaggaagaccaaagaaaacttggttgGAAACCCATACACATGATAGGGTATAATGGCTTTAAAGAGGATAAGGCCATGGATAGAGCTGATTTGGAATCTATAACTCATGTTAGCCAGCCCTACCTAATGGGATTAAAAGGcttgtaattgttgttgttgttgttgtaggaTTGTctgaaaaaagttaaaaaaaaattgtatagcAATTGCGCCATATGGAACAAAGCTATTTCCAGATGCCTCATGCCACTAGGTCTTAAGATAATGCATAAAGAATAAATTGTATACTTGTGAGGAGTTACAAACATTAACACAACATACTAACTGCATAACTCTTAACAAATATAGCATTTCGGCAACGTTATAATGCTCATAACGTATGTTTTTATATACCATTTCTATAACAAATATCGAAAGCTATCAAGGTCACATGTGCATACTGGCAAAGTTAGAGTAACTTCACAAGAAGTGACCAAGGTGAAGTTCCACTGAAAactgtaaaaaatgagaaaatccACCAAATCTTGTTGACAAGAAATACAAACACATACATGTACTAGATAGAGACAATCGAACATAACCATAGGCACACTACTATGCCAAAGCCAGTATCCCTGTAAAGGGAAAGCATAAAGAGAAATGAGGTGAAAACAACATTATTTCCAGTATCATCATAAATTAAGCACACTTCTATGAGAACAAAAGACTAGCAATGCTAAAATATTCTTCCAAGTGTAAAGATATTCTCTTATCctatcaagaaaaaataaatgatgtaCCAAACAGTTTAGCAACCCAAGGCATTTAAAAAATGACACACATCCAAGAAGAGGAGTATGAACCTTGTAGCAACTTCAAGCATCTTTAGATGACCCTCATGTAAAGGGTTAAATGAACCAGATAGAATTATCTTCCTTTCTGCATTATAAGTATGTGTCTCTGCAAAAGATTTCCTTCAATAAAGGAGAACAAACAAAAGTTTAACTGTCTCATAAGGTAGACCCAACTGGAGGTCTAAACCATACCACTGGAAAAAGGATAAACCTTAAAGCAGATTTGCCCACTTATAAGTTGCTCTAACTCTTGATCTTCATCAAAGTGCTTTTCACATTCATCAGGAACTTCAGATTCAGTCAGTTCTGAAACACATGTAACTGGAACCTTGCAAGCATTTGCAATTGCCTGTAACCAAAAGCATAAATTCAACAAGGCTTTAATGGCAAAGCATGATAAAAGCTCAAGGTCTGTATGTTCAGATGAGTAGCCATTGCTGTTGAAACTGAGAGGTGGGTTACTGATGATGaattagaattattaaaatatttaacaaggatttaagttttatttcaattttggaGTTTAGATTTAAggtttttaacttttgttttcttatttggaTAATTATAGTggagtaattattttttagttcgGATttcagcctataaataggtttaGGATGTAATATGAAAAGAAGTTCTTCTGATGATTTGAGTAAAGACTGGtgaattcctctctctctctctctctctctctctctctctatatatatatatatatatatatataactccttcttcttctcttattttcttcccacttctcctcttcttcaatCTGTTACAAAATTCTGACTGCTCCACATCACTTACTGCCTATAATTGTAAAATCAAAGAATTTGCAATCATTAAGAATGGCTAGATACTACTTTATATGGACAATCTCATCTCTCACCTCAACAGATCTAACAAACCTCCCTGATCCTCACAAAATGGGGAGCCTTGTGCATTGGGGGCAGCCTTTTTCCCTAGTCAAGAATCAAAGCTAACTACTCCTTAGAGATATCACCTTACCATGTGTCAAGATCATGGCACGGCGACATATGTTTTACATATCATCACAAACCACATATGTCTACCTTTGGTTCAGATTTGGATAGACCCAACAGATCTCAATACTAGATCCCAAACCATCAATCCTTAATTTTTcccacacaaaatacatatgtCTAATATTCATACATgtacgtacatacatacatatacatattaccAGGGGCAGAGGGTGACATTTATTGTTGAGGGGGCCAAAGagttaatgtataaatataactGCATGCATGAACATATTAGCACAAGCTCTACTAAGATACAATGTGTAAACAAAACACGTATGTACATCTTTATTTTAGGGGAGCAAATCATTTTACAAAGTTGTTGCACTTACTTTTTAACAAAGCCATTACACTTCCATTTTCCTTGTTATCAGATATTGGGGGGCCACCCTTAACAACAAAgactataaataaattctaaatgcCATGTCAAAACACATAgtatatatagaaaatttttgtaGATTGGGAGGGCCAtaacccccctcccccacccccaTAAGATGCAGGGAGcatgtatatatgcatgtataccTAGGACCATAACCACTATGTGGGATctctacatgaattctagatttccatTCATTGAATGGTATCTTCATATTAggtaaactttattttttaatatttttatcccCCTTGTGAATTAGCGGtactttttcaatatttttagtggaatttgattattattttcatacatttgctaataaaaaattaaatatattatgttgcTATTAATACCCTTATCCTTAATCTCTTCCTTTTCAAATTGCCATATCTTATGTTTATATCTGTAATTCCATATCTCCTTCCACATCTGTGTCCATATAGGACTGTTTCTTAGGTTTTCATAATTTAGGAATGAGATGATTTTTAGACTTCAAAGATTTCAATCTTACATGACCAAATAATCACAAATGTATTTTCAATTGTGAAAAGAAAGCAACATTATTCATGAAGTATGAAATCAAAGCATAACATTCATGACACACCTGAAGCAAAACCTGACTTGAAACCCTTTCTTCTTGTTCTCGAGTTCGCAAGCCCTGAAACAATCCCATTGATACTTAGTTTCTATGACAAATTACATATCTGAATATTTAGTTTCAAAGGTAGAATGGGGGAAATAAATTCAATCCCATTGATACTTAGTTTCTATGACAAATTACATATCTGAATATTTAGTTTCAAAGATAGAACAGGGGAAATAAATTCAATCCCATTGATACCTTTGACAATGTAATTGTAGATACCCAAAGGCGGTCTGATGTTCTCGTTGACAAGTGAAACCTATACATGAAACAATAAACTGAGTCCTCAAACACAAATTCAATGTCAAAACTTCATAAATTGGGTCTAGAAAGAGTTTTTGACgccaaaaaaaatcataaaaaggaAGTGCGActtgaataataaaaattaataattctccAAAACAAGTAGAGAAATTAATGGTCATGGAAAGCACCACAATGGATGTGGATATCGAAACTAACACAGATATAGATACAAAGTACAGCAATtcagaagaaaaaaaggatagGGGTCagcaaaacaagaagaaaattatattttttatatttatatttttattggtaACATTATGCACATAATAAACAGAAAATACTAAAAGAGAAAAGTACAACAGGTCACATAAAGATATCATTCTATCTGTAATTATATCACTATATGAGAACATTAAAAAATACCGCTAATAAATCCACaataatgaaaacataaaaatcatccaacatgaataaaataaaaaatcggTAAATTACACCTGGCACTCCTAAGATTTACCAAAAAGACATAAACACCCCTGACttatcaaaaatgaaaaacaactcCCTTGACTTTATTAACCGTGAATCACATCCCCCCTTCGTTAGTTTGCTTCCAGTAACTGCCAACAGAAAAGGATGACTTCAACCAAAAAGGTCAAGATGCCGAAAATGCCCCAAGGCTGTAAAATGTCAATTAAACCCTGAAATGCAATGACCTTTTTGCCCTTTAAAATGGCGGATACATATGTTAGAGGCAAATAGTCCCTAAAATAGTGAAAACGGAAGCCCTACCCAACGGTCCCTAAAAGTTCCCCATTGTTGAGTTTGTTACACTAAATCGTCAAATGATGATGGAGAATAGAATAATCTACTAgctttaaatgttatttaaaagaAACCAAATTATTCACTCAAAGTAAGGCAGTACAAGAAGGATGGACAGATAGGAAGGCACTGGGATGAGTAATAGAGAgctaaaaaatattacaatagcATCTTGCAACTATTAGGTAACCCTCAGAGTAGGTAAATAACTCAGAGGTCTCTCAGGTTGCAGCTTCCTCCTAGGTAAAAAATCAGCCTCTTTTAGTCAGAAGGTATGGCAAATAGAAACACCCAACTCCATAATTCATTACCATATCCAAGATCTTTATCAAGTAAATCCAACAATACAAACTATCTACAAACAGTGGGATGGTTAAAATGTCATGGTAGATGAATGCATTTCAATATGAATGTCCTTAAAAGCTTGGCCTTGTCCCCTTGGTAACCATTAAGAGatctaatttgattttcaacaGCCTAAATTTGGCACATGTCATGGCACAGATCTACAAATAATTTCCATTATTATCCAGAACTATCTCCACTGATTAGGGAGCTAAAATCCATGTAGCTTACCTCATTTCGGAGATTTAAGGATTGTTGTCATAGCATCCAAAACGATCTTCATTACCAAAGGACATGGAGCAGGTTTCCACAAtaacaaagttttttttttttttccccaccaattaactaatttaaatgACTGTATTTGAaatcacacaaaaaataaataaataaaaatccaaagcCACAAACTGAAAAACAAGGAGATTTCTCTGAACTTGTTTGTCAAAAGAACTCAATGAACACATTTTGTTGGCATCCCCTTAAATAATTCTCAAAATCTCTTGCAAATTACAGAATTATAGTTGAAAATGCTGTTTCCCATATGTAGCATAGGTTAAGAGATGCAGTTTACTTCCACAGCAAGTTCAATTGAACCGCAATAGAGATACCAAAGACTCCCAAGCATATAGAAATAGAGAGTTGCAGCAGTATACAAAAAATGATCATGATCAGAGGTTTTTTGAGTGGAACAAAGATTTAGGAGACTTAGGCCAAGGATCAGGAAAATTATGCAAAATGATCATGACAATATTTACCAGGATTGGTTTTTGTGATTCTTTTGACTTCAAAGTTCCAAACTCTACAACTATTTTCAATTCATAAAAAACCCTTGATCATGTTACTAACAGTGGGATATCCaatgaaaaatcttttttttttttggctaaggaAATTCAACAAAacctttttcaacatttggctttATCTAGGGCATCAGCATAGACTCTATAGAACCATAAGCAAAAACATCAGATTTTACACTCTGCATCAGGCCACATTTCTTTTGGTTCCAGCAGCAGGACCATGTTTGAAGAAATAACAAGACCATTTTACCCTTAACTagcataaaaattaatatttatttgcataaataaataaatgagttagTGCATAATAGTTATATTAATCGAGTGTAGAggagatgaaaatgaaattgttAATTGAAAACAAATTAACCATTGATAGAATGACGtgaaactcaaaataaaatagatattacCTATGATCCCCAAGTTTTGGGCGTGTGGAAGCCAGAGAACCAGTAAAGCCCACACCTAGAACTGGGGAACCTAttgaaaggagaaaaagaaagtagAATATTAGAGTGCAACAGTGAGGGCAGCCCAAGCCTATGAACATGATCTATTATGTATAAAGATTAGGCATTGATACAGTTGAGTGTTGTctatatttagaaaataaaaacatcaaGATCAATATTAGAGCTTTGACGGCTTTCAACTACACTGCTACTGTCCTAAAGAAAATGCAGATATCCAATGTTCGGCAGTAATAATGCAGACaaattataattgaattagAAAGATGAAATAACAAAACATGATGACTTTCAGCTTACAATGATGTAGATACTTCATTATGTAAAAAGTAGCAAGTTGCTGTGATTTAATGTAGGCTCTTTGTTAACACCTAACATCCACTAGGATGGATTACTAGATTTGAGGGGCACAGCTTTACATTATactctcatgggaaaatgaaaGCATAGAAGAGGATCTCTGGTAGTGCCAACATAGAAGGATAACTTTTCAAACCTAGTTGGTGAAACTTGACTGACTGAAGATGTTTTGTCTAAAACCCATGTAAGAAGATTCAACTTCTACAGTAACAGTTGAATACCTAACGCAACCATCCTCATTTATCTAGGCTTAAGACCGACTATGATAAGGAATAACACATTTAATACTATTAAGTGTTAATGAGATTTATTCAACACACAGGCATAGTTTAGGATGTTGATCATGAACAATATCCAGACAAAAATCTAGGATgttgttttcatattttcatgcaaaacaataaaccaaaatttggacttttcaagaaaattatttcTTTCCCTCTATTTTGcagtaaaagaaacaaagaccTGGCAACTTAAGAAGCCCCCCGACTTGGCCTCAAAATCAGATGAACCTCAACAGTTAAAGTCGGAATGGGAATAGAGTCGCCTCTGAACAGAACACTTAAAAGGACTAACTTGAGCTAGCAACAGAAAGAAGTTATAAAACTCAACAGTTCAGTGTTTATATGCCAATTTACGAAAATTATACCTGGTTTGGAGAGCTTTAAAGCGCGATTATAGGCCAACGAAGCCATATCTTCGGCAGTTTGCCGACTGCCGAACTGAGAAGGAACCTGCCAAATTCAACCAACATCCAGAAACTTCCATTAACAAAAGAAGACGAGCCAGAGACATAGGCAAAAACAAAAGGTCAAACAATGTAGGCGCAAATGATAAATTGAAAAGAAACCTACCTTCCCGAGCAATTGGATCATGGACATTCTAGAATAAGGAACCACCGCTTCAAGCACGGTGTTCGAAGCTCCTGAAACTGACAGTAGCCAATTAAGGACCTGCTTCAAATTTATCGCCCGTCAACATACAAACTCGTGATCATCATATGCCTGtacatattataatatacatatatataaatatagagagagagagaaagagggagggaGAAAGAAAGACCAGAGAAGCTCCGCCGGAGAGATAGATGACGGCCTGAGGAGGGGAAGAGTGTATGGCTTCAACAAGAGCTCGGATCCATCCGTCCATCATTCTTCTCCCGATGATGAAATCGCCACCACTCTCTGAGACTCGTCCTCTGTAATCACCGAATCCctcaaaatgacgtcgttttgaaGCTACGTCGCTTTAAAATCAGCCCCGAACTTGCTCCGATGCCGGGCGAGgtacatttattttttgagtttttctatttttattgtaATCCATCTGTcactaaacttaaattttttttacctaaGTGTGAgcaataataaacatatttaacaagtgtatgcattatttttttaagtaatgtttgttaaaataagtaagatgaaattatattaagataagattaaaatatttttcaaactaaaatatagaataatcaagatatgtttaggaagtattctaaattttttatcaaattgtttattaaatttcttaaaatatattagaagatatatgtattatttttttcttatctgtaaggtcCAATATATGCTTATCTAGAGGGATGAGATATAAGCATATCTAAAAGATATCAACCAAAAAGTCATGTAACTTCTTTTTTAATGATagccaaataaatttaacaaatacattaaaaaaaataaaagtttgaaatactttctatatttcatattttttgatccatattttaattaacaaatactaccttaAAAGATTGGATTTTGCTACttgtacaccttgggctacaccTTCGGCTATcgaaagatttaaaaatttatttttaaatttttttccttcatttgcaAGGCCCAATGCGATGTTACCCGCCTAaaaccatctctctctttctcccattTCTCTCACACATAACtgtctctttctcactctcactTTCACGACCATCgtctatttctctctttctctccctctccttctCACGACCATCACCCCCACCTAGCAACCACCCACTTCACGACTATcgtctttctctctttctctatctccctCTCTTGCTCGTTTGCACTACCATTGCCCTCATCCACCGGACACCCCTCTCACGACTGTCTTTGTCTATGTCACTCTCACAATCATCGCCCACACTTGTCGGCCACCCCTCTCATAACCGTCTATCTCTGTCGCTCACACGACATTGTCGAAACCCGCCCACCACCCCTCTCATgatcgtctctctctctctcacgatcATCGCCCCCACTTGCCTACCATGCCTCTCACGATTATCCCTCATCTTTCTCGGTCTCACAACCGTCACCCAGAAATCCATGAATCCCCCAAAACGAAACCCACAACCTTCTGAGTCCTTAAGAGAGAATGGGAAATCGTTGGCCAGCCCCTACACTTGTCACCCCTAGTAGTCATTGCGCCCATCTTCGCCCGCCACTGCATTCGCCACCTCCAGGCAATGCTTATTTTCGCAAAGAGAATCATTTGAAGTAAAATGGCTGGTTTGTCAGGTAATTTCCTAGATTTATGTACTGCTTGGTTTGTTACAAAAGTTGATGATGAGACAATAGAAATGAATGTACAAGCAATGGATGATGGAAGTTTGGGAAACGATgaagatgatattttaatgGAGAATTGGGATGTTTTGGATGATGAAATCTTAGGAGAAGATAGTGAGGTTATTATGCCAGAGGTTGGGATGAAGTTTAAGGATGCTAATAAAATCTTTTGAGTTTTACAAGAGATATGCATATAACGTAGGTTTTCCaattaagaaaagaaattagagaaatggTGAGAATGGGGTAGTAAAATATGTGACATTTTCATGTTGTCGAGAAGGCCAAAGAACTAGGGCTACAAGTACTTCTTCGAGGCCACAACCAACCATTCAAATAAGGTGTAAAGCTAGGGTAACTGCAAATGCTGATGGTACTGGAACATGGAGAATTAACATAGTCCATCTTAAGCATAATCATAAGACGAGTCCATCCAAATCTCGGTTGTTTCGATGCAACCGACAATTGAGTGCATATGTAAATTGAAGCTTGAAGTGAATGATATGGCTGGAATTCCGTTGCATAAAAGCTATAACTCAATGGTTGTCGAAGCGGGTGGATATTAGAAGATGACATGAATCAAAAGTGATTGTAGAAACTATGTTGAAAAGGTTAGACGGTTACGACTAGGGGAAGGAGATGCGGCTACAATACagtcttatttttcaaaaatacaagtaaattaccctattttttcttcaatatcGATTTGGATGAAAAGTCTCGATTGAGAAATGTGTTTTGGGCCAATAATAGGTGCAAACAGGCATATAAGGAGTTCAACAATGTTGTGACCTTTGACACCATATACCTCACAAATAAGTATGATATGATACTCGCCTCTTTTGTTGGGGTGAATCATCACGGACAATCTACATTGCTCAGATGTGGGTTAATGTCGAATGAGGATATGAAGATGTTCGTTTGGCTATTTAGGACATGGATTCAGTGTATGCATGGCTAGGCTCCTAATAGAACAATTACGAACCAAGACAGGGCTATGCAAAATGCAATCCAAATAGTATTTCTGAATACCAAGCATAAATAGTGTTTGTGGCATATATTGAAGAAGCTACCTGAAAAATTTGGCAACCATGTTCAAAAGGGTACCATATTTTCGGCTATACACTGACTAGTCTATGATTCACAAAGTCTAGAAGAATTCAAACAAGGTTGGATTAGGATAGTTGAACAACATGAATTCCATGACAATAATTAGTTGGTCAGACTTTACATTGATAGAGGCCGCTAGGTTCCTTGTTTCTTGAAAACATCATTTTGGAGCAGACATGTCGACAACCCAACGTATAAGGTAGAAAAGGATGTCGTAGTTAGTGAGGGtgttaagagaaaaaaatttaccaTTTTATTTCAAAAGGATAATTGCAAATTTGTTTGTAGCTACCACCTATTCGAATTTAGGGTAATTATCTATATGAATGTTATATCAGTACTGATTCGTAATAATGTAAAATCACTTCCTGATAGGTATACATTGAGGGAGTGGAGGAGAAATG
It contains:
- the LOC127797537 gene encoding uncharacterized protein LOC127797537 isoform X2; this encodes MMDGWIRALVEAIHSSPPQAVIYLSGGASLVLNWLLSVSGASNTVLEAVVPYSRMSMIQLLGKVPSQFGSRQTAEDMASLAYNRALKLSKPGSPVLGVGFTGSLASTRPKLGDHRFHLSTRTSDRLWVSTITLSKGLRTREQEERVSSQVLLQAIANACKVPVTCVSELTESEVPDECEKHFDEDQELEQLISGQICFKVYPFSSETHTYNAERKIILSGSFNPLHEGHLKMLEVATSICGDGYPCFELSAINADKPPLTVSQIKDRVKQFEKAGKTVIISNQPYFYKKAELFPGSAFVIGADTAVRLINVIPFFKVLGHS
- the LOC127797537 gene encoding uncharacterized protein LOC127797537 isoform X1; translation: MMDGWIRALVEAIHSSPPQAVIYLSGGASLVLNWLLSVSGASNTVLEAVVPYSRMSMIQLLGKVPSQFGSRQTAEDMASLAYNRALKLSKPGSPVLGVGFTGSLASTRPKLGDHRFHLSTRTSDRLWVSTITLSKGLRTREQEERVSSQVLLQAIANACKVPVTCVSELTESEVPDECEKHFDEDQELEQLISGQICFKVYPFSSETHTYNAERKIILSGSFNPLHEGHLKMLEVATSICGDGYPCFELSAINADKPPLTVSQIKDRVKQFEKAGKTVIISNQPYFYKKAELFPGSAFVIGADTAVRLINPKYYGADYGTMVETLLACKRTGCTFLVGGRNMDGVFQVLDDFDIPEELSDMFIPIPPETFRMDISSTEIRKSRGMQDSHV